Proteins encoded by one window of Panicum virgatum strain AP13 chromosome 7N, P.virgatum_v5, whole genome shotgun sequence:
- the LOC120682310 gene encoding acyl-coenzyme A thioesterase 13-like, producing MDPDAVRRSLEPTASAEEITGSTTARLHFYDPFVLHGVSIESAEHGRLLCSFVVAPRHASPAGYLRSGVTATLADQLGSAVFFCSGLRMSGVSLEISVSFVDAATVGEEIEVEGKLLRAGKSIGVVSVDFRKKKTGKLMAQARHTKYLAVSSKL from the exons ATGGACCCGGACGCGGTGCGGCGCAGCCTCGAGCCCACCGCCTCCGCGGAGGaaatcacgggatccaccacgGCCCGCCTCCACTTCTACGACCCCTTCGTCCTCCACGGCGTCAGCATCGAGTCCGCCGAGCacggccgcctcctctgctccttCGTCGTCGCCCCGCGCCACGCC AGCCCCGCGGGGTACCTCCGCAGCGGCGTCACGGCGACGCTCGCCGACCAGCTGGGGTCCGCCGTCTTCTTCTGCAGCGGGCTCCGCATGAGCGGGGTCTCCCTGGAGATCAGCGTCTCCTTTGTCGACGCGGCTACTGTCGGG GAAGAAATAGAGGTTGAGGGAAAGTTGTTGCGTGCTGGAAAATCCATTGGTGTCGTTTCTGTCGATTTCAGGAAGAAAAAGACAGGAAAGTTGATGGCGCAGGCCCGTCATACCAAGTATCTTGCTGTGTCAAGCAAATTGTGA
- the LOC120682766 gene encoding protein disulfide isomerase-like 1-2 isoform X1, translated as MEWKRSEQTKFPLTSSRSLQVRLGLFSFLLPGPSLAEAEAAVELGEAVLTLDASNFSEVVAEHQFIVVEFYAPWCGHCKQLAPEYEKAAAVLRKHDPPVVLAKVDAYDERNKEIKDKYQVHAYPTIKIIENGGNNVRGYGGPRDAAGIVEYIKKQVGPASIELRSAEEATQAIGDKGIVLVGVFPKFAGVDYENFMAVAEKKRSDYDFFHTSDAGILPRGDQAIKGPVVRLFKPFDELFVDSQDFDKDALEKFIEVSGFPTVVTFDADPTNHKFLERYYSTPSAKAMLFLNFSDDRIEAFKSQIQDAAKKFSANNISFLIGDVEAADRAFQYFGLKENDVPLLFVIAQGGKYLNPTIDPDQVIPWLKQYIYGNLTPYVKSEPIPKVNDQPVKVVVADSIDDIVFNSGKNVLIEFYAPWCGHCRKLAPILEEVAVSMQDDEDVVIAKMDGTANDIPTDFAVEGYPTIYFYSTTWDLYSYNVGRTAEDIISFIKKHKGPKAGAAEEVTQTDAGGVEEGITPSSPSELLKDEL; from the exons TTTCCTCCTCCCTGGGCCCTCCTTGGCCGAAGCAGAGGCTGCCGTGGAGCTGGGAGAGGCGGTCCTGACGCTGGACGCCAGCAACTTCTCGGAGGTGGTGGCCGAACACCAGTTCATTGTCGTCGAGTTCTACGCGCCATG GTGTGGCCACTGCAAGCAACTCGCTCCAGAG TACGAGAAGGCAGCCGCTGTTCTGAGGAAGCATGACCCGCCAGTGGTGCTTGCGAAGGTGGACGCGTACGACGAAAGGAACAAGGAGATCAAGGACAAGTACCAGGTACATGCGTACCCCACCATCAAGATCATAGAGAATGGAGGGAACAATGTGCGTGGCTATGGTGGTCCGAGGGATGCAGCTGGCATCGTGGAGTACATCAAGAAGCAGGTCGGCCCGGCTTCCATCGAGCTCAGATCAGCGGAGGAGGCCACCCAAGCCATTGGTGACAAGGGAATCGTTCTT GTAGGAGTTTTCCCCAAGTTTGCCGGTGTGGATTATGAGAATTTTATGGCCGTGGCAGAGAAGAAACGGTCAGATTATGATTTCTTTCACACGTCAGATGCTGGTATTCTGCCACGTGGTGATCAGGCCATCAAGGGCCCTGTTGTTCGTCTCTTTAAACCATTTGACGAGCTCTTTGTTGATTCTCAG GATTTTGATAAGGATGCTCTTGAAAAATTCATTGAGGTGTCTGGTTTCCCTACTGTAGTTACATTCGATGCTGATCCAACCAACCATAAGTTTCTTGAGAGATACTACAGCACTCCTAGTGCCAAA GCAATGCTTTTCTTGAACTTCAGTGATGACAGAATCGAGGCCTTCAAGAGTCAAATTCAAGATGCAGCCAAGAAATTCAGTGCAAATAACATAAGTTTTCTAATTGGTGATGTTGAAGCTGCTGACCGTGCCTTCCAG TACTTTGGGCTCAAAGAGAACGATGTCCCCCTCCTTTTTGTGATTGCACAAGGTGGGAAATATCTCAATCCAACTATTGACCCTGATCAAGTTATACCCTGGTTAAAGCAGTACATA TATGGAAATTTGACGCCTTATGTTAAGTCAGAGCCAATCCCCAAGGTGAATGACCAACCTGTTAAGGTCGTCGTGGCTGACAGCATCGACGACATTGTTTTCAACTCTGGAAAAAATG TACTGATCGAATTTTATGCTCCTTGGTGTGGTCATTGCCGGAAGCTGGCCCCGATCTTGGAGGAAGTTGCAGTCTCAATGCAAGACGACGAAGATGTTGTCATTGCAAAGATG GATGGCACTGCAAACGATATCCCTACCGACTTTGCGGTCGAGGGGTACCCCACGATCTACTTCTACTCGACCACGTGGGACCTCTACTCATACAACGTCGGGAGGACGGCTGAGGACATCATCAGTTTCATCAAGAAGCACAAGGGCCCAAAAGCTGGTGCAGCGGAGGAAGTGACACAGACGGATGCCGGTGGTGTAGAAGAGGGCATCACACCTTCATCGCCGTCAGAACTTCTGAAAGACGAGCTCTAA
- the LOC120682766 gene encoding protein disulfide isomerase-like 1-2 isoform X2 has product MEWKRSEQTKFPLTSSRSLQVRLGLFSFLLPGPSLAEAEAAVELGEAVLTLDASNFSEVVAEHQFIVVEFYAPWCGHCKQLAPEYEKAAAVLRKHDPPVVLAKVDAYDERNKEIKDKYQVHAYPTIKIIENGGNNVRGYGGPRDAAGIVEYIKKQVGPASIELRSAEEATQAIGDKGIVLVGVFPKFAGVDYENFMAVAEKKRSDYDFFHTSDAGILPRGDQAIKGPVVRLFKPFDELFVDSQDFDKDALEKFIEVSGFPTVVTFDADPTNHKFLERYYSTPSAKAMLFLNFSDDRIEAFKSQIQDAAKKFSANNISFLIGDVEAADRAFQYFGLKENDVPLLFVIAQGGKYLNPTIDPDQVIPWLKQYIYGNLTPYVKSEPIPKVNDQPVKVVVADSIDDIVFNSGKNAGPDLGGSCSLNARRRRCCHCKDGWHCKRYPYRLCGRGVPHDLLLLDHVGPLLIQRREDG; this is encoded by the exons TTTCCTCCTCCCTGGGCCCTCCTTGGCCGAAGCAGAGGCTGCCGTGGAGCTGGGAGAGGCGGTCCTGACGCTGGACGCCAGCAACTTCTCGGAGGTGGTGGCCGAACACCAGTTCATTGTCGTCGAGTTCTACGCGCCATG GTGTGGCCACTGCAAGCAACTCGCTCCAGAG TACGAGAAGGCAGCCGCTGTTCTGAGGAAGCATGACCCGCCAGTGGTGCTTGCGAAGGTGGACGCGTACGACGAAAGGAACAAGGAGATCAAGGACAAGTACCAGGTACATGCGTACCCCACCATCAAGATCATAGAGAATGGAGGGAACAATGTGCGTGGCTATGGTGGTCCGAGGGATGCAGCTGGCATCGTGGAGTACATCAAGAAGCAGGTCGGCCCGGCTTCCATCGAGCTCAGATCAGCGGAGGAGGCCACCCAAGCCATTGGTGACAAGGGAATCGTTCTT GTAGGAGTTTTCCCCAAGTTTGCCGGTGTGGATTATGAGAATTTTATGGCCGTGGCAGAGAAGAAACGGTCAGATTATGATTTCTTTCACACGTCAGATGCTGGTATTCTGCCACGTGGTGATCAGGCCATCAAGGGCCCTGTTGTTCGTCTCTTTAAACCATTTGACGAGCTCTTTGTTGATTCTCAG GATTTTGATAAGGATGCTCTTGAAAAATTCATTGAGGTGTCTGGTTTCCCTACTGTAGTTACATTCGATGCTGATCCAACCAACCATAAGTTTCTTGAGAGATACTACAGCACTCCTAGTGCCAAA GCAATGCTTTTCTTGAACTTCAGTGATGACAGAATCGAGGCCTTCAAGAGTCAAATTCAAGATGCAGCCAAGAAATTCAGTGCAAATAACATAAGTTTTCTAATTGGTGATGTTGAAGCTGCTGACCGTGCCTTCCAG TACTTTGGGCTCAAAGAGAACGATGTCCCCCTCCTTTTTGTGATTGCACAAGGTGGGAAATATCTCAATCCAACTATTGACCCTGATCAAGTTATACCCTGGTTAAAGCAGTACATA TATGGAAATTTGACGCCTTATGTTAAGTCAGAGCCAATCCCCAAGGTGAATGACCAACCTGTTAAGGTCGTCGTGGCTGACAGCATCGACGACATTGTTTTCAACTCTGGAAAAAATG CTGGCCCCGATCTTGGAGGAAGTTGCAGTCTCAATGCAAGACGACGAAGATGTTGTCATTGCAAAGATG GATGGCACTGCAAACGATATCCCTACCGACTTTGCGGTCGAGGGGTACCCCACGATCTACTTCTACTCGACCACGTGGGACCTCTACTCATACAACGTCGGGAGGACGGCTGA